CAAAATTGTACTGCAAAGTCGTCTAGATTGTCTTTGCAACTTGAGGCAGTGATTTAAGAAGGGACGCTGATGGCCTACGCAAGGTATTATAGGCATGCCCCTGCACATAAaagaatatatatgtgtgtgtgtgtgtatatatatatatatcatatacatattatatatgtatgtatgtgagTGTGTGTAATCTCCTACTATGAAAAAGCCACAATCATCCATTTAGTTCACTGTGAAATGCAAGAATACGAACAAAATTACATACAGCATCATTCCCGGCAACAAATGCTCCTGACACAGCTGTTACTCCAACAATTAAGCTTACAGGGAGGACAAGTCGCTTCACCTTTGCTGCCCCACGAACCCAAGCTGGCGATTCAGCAGGTGGTTCAGGCATGACGACAGAAAGAACAGTCCATAAAAGGCCACAGTATATAGCAAAGGCTGAAGTAAGATAAGCTGCAAGACGGTAAGGACTTACTCTTGGCTGAGCATACTCAGTTGGTGGCTCCTGTGAGAGACAGAATTCATTCAAAGATCCATCATTTAACTACAATTCAATCCAAACCACCATCAcacaactaaaataaaataaaaaacatacctAACCTCTAATCCACTTTTAACCATCCACCAGCCAATTAAACCCTGCCCAGCACCAAGGGCAAAAAGAGCAGAAAGTCTCACTCCAAGCTGTAAGGTAATATACCCCTTAcgaagaaaatatgagaatggCAATGCAAACATAATACCCAGAGCCCTTCCCCACATACGATGTGCATATTCCATCCAATATATAAATTTGAAATCTTCAGTACCCATACCTCGATTTACACTGCAGTCAAGAACCAGGTAACATCATAAGGGTCTGAAAAAACTTCAACTATCTTTCAAAGCAACAGCATCAATTATGTAGTCAGTCAATCCTTCAAATCTGGGTAAACGCAAAATACAAAAATCTAGAGAAACACATGAACATTAATATTATCATCAGTAATATAGTCCTTAAAAGCATATATACTATGTTTTCACGTCAGCAAGGAAATGATTGCATCTGAGCCAACTTTGGTAATTCTCGAAGGCTTTTAATGTGCTTTGACGCTTAGAGATAGATCACTATGAGCTACGAGCTATAAAAGGCTTAAAAGTTTGAACAGCAACTAAAAGTAGTGCTTCAAAAATGTGCAGTTTTATTTTCAGTTTGCACTACCCGCTTATACTCAGGGGACTGCTTGTACTTCTCAAATTCAAGCAGCCAGTCCTCATCTGAGAGAGGCAGTAGCCCCCCCCAGTAAATTTCCAATCAGTCATAGAAAGACCAGATCGTGTAAGTTGTGTAATACCGCCAAGTATCACCTTACTAAAAACCCATGCAGGCGAGCCAAAAAGCCAAATGCCAACCATTTTCTGAGCATGAGGTCCTCCATTTACAAGAAGCTTCCATCCCTCCTTATTTTGAATGCCTACAGAAGCCACAGTGGACATATTCCTTATAGATGGTACATAGTTACCCTGAAATTGGCATAAGAAAACCTtttcattttggtatattaaTGCATGCATTGATCGTGCAAAACAGAGTACTTCAAAACCGTGAAATCAAAACCATagaaaataaagattaaaaGCAATGGACTTCAATGATATTGTACGACCAACTTCCTTGACTCTAACTTGAATATACTTGGGGCACTCTCAATGCCTATTATATTTTAGgttccccaccccccccccccccctccctctctccctctttctcttttctcaaATGCTCTGTTTAATATAGTATACACAGCACCCCTATTTGAATTCACTAATACCCTAAAAGACAGCAATCAAGGGTCATTAATCCCAGGCATCATAAACATTCCTACGAATTTTCTTGCACGAATTTTCTACCAAATGAACATATATGTAGGCACTCCAGATTCATTAGGTAGTAccaatttctttttttaccTTATTGAGGCTATAATCATCTACTCCAACTATAAAGCACTTGTTTAGCAATATAAACATTCTATTATTTTCATGCACGGATCGACCATCCATACGAAACACCCTTAACCCAGAAAACAAAGACACACAACACCCATTTTGTATTTAATACTTGCCGATTTCAAGATTAATAATTCCAATCACAATAATTCCTCTTTGGTTGCATTTCTGATGTGGGACTCTATCCTCCAACACGCAAAACTAATCTCTAAATCAATCCATCAACAGCTCACGgttaaattcataaaatttaCCGTGCAATAACTTCCCAATTCTCAATCATTTACtctcagaaaatgaatttaaggaAAACGAAACAAGGAGAGAAAGGAACATTGGGCAAAGACCGAAAGCCATCCAAGCATTTCCTTGTGACTCCCGTTGAGAGTAATCTAAAGGACTCCTCATTCAGAAACCTAGACGGTGTCGTTCCTCTGAGATTGTACAGAGCCTTGCCATTGTTCTTCAAAAACAACCCTACCACTCGGCTCCGAAACATCTCTCTCTTAATTCCGAAACTGAGAGGGAAGTTCAAGAACAGAAAACCATATCAACATCATACAAGGAAACTTAAACTGCATTGTATAGCAGTCAAACCTCACTTAAAAAGATAGAATAGGAATTCGGACGACATACAAAGAGGCTTGAGTATCTCCTGCTCAGTACATTTACATACCAATTATTATTCCCATGATACTTTACACATAGATAACCAAATTAAGAATTCTAAAATAGGGTTTCTAACAGCTTCTTTGATCAAATCCCTCAATAGTCACAAACAACATAAAAAGTTCACAAGATTGGGTTTGAGACAATTCTGGGTTTTCCGGAACCCTCTCATGTGGAAGGCTTAAGTACATACAAGTATACAACACAACGTCCATAATTGCACTCCCCACTCGATAATTCATAAAGCCACATCTCAGCAATTAGACGTTAATTGAACCCTAAATTAGAATTTAGGAGAGTAACTGAGTCCATAATtcctaaaaccctaaattacAATTTACAAAAAGGGATATTAAATAGCAAGAAGAAGAGAAATCGAGAAGTACAAGGACCTAAAAGtttgagaggaagaagaaagaggactTACTGTTAGAGAGCAGAGCAGAGCAGAGGACGGTGGAAACGGCGGCGCGGCTGAAGCACTGCACTGTCTAGATACTGCTgacgactttttttttttttttcagtataAAGATTTaagtgaatttaaaaaaaatattctgatactgtttatttttaacgaaaagttatatttttattttttttgatattatttattatatttttatttgtcattttttattaattaaaattttttttgaactttttagttttcctaatatttAAATCCTATAGGTTGTACTTTACctaatttcattaattttgaGAGAAGTTAGCTAAATTGAGACTTTTGTAATATAATTGGTGAAatgattaaaatcaaatatttatcACATCAACTACATGGTGATTATACATTGACAACATACTTAAATATGATAGATAGtgggttaaaaaaaattataaccacCAAAGCAATCTACTAATTAATTAGACTGAAGTGTGTTTATAAACTGCAGAAACAAGCACCGGCGTTCCTTGTACCTCAAGGAACGAAACAAACCGACTGAATACAAGCGGGAGAGCTATTCTGCAGTTTGCCGACAGCACCCAATCACCCAAGCCTAGAATTAATTTCTCGtggctttttttttcaactttgtGAAAAAGCACTAAATAGATTAATAATCAACTTCAAATTGTCTCTAAATAGATTTGTTAAACCACATACAtcatttccctttttaattaaaaactaaatggTATGATTAGATCGTAAATGACTCTTTACCACAGTGGTAGAAAGAAATTGAGATCTTGGATGACGGTTTGGATTCAAATTCCGCCGTTAGCTAATCTAACAACTAGTCTACCAAATAGCCCTTTACCACAATGAAAAAGACTTGTGTTTGAATCTCGTTTGTGACTAATctaacctaaaaaaaaaaaaaaaaaaaaaaaaagaggtaagATCCGATCAGAGATGCTCGGGAAAAAGGGGCGGGCCAGAGGTTGGAAGTAGAGacccaaaagaagaaggaatattATCCAACAGATACTCTTACTCAGCTAGGGTTTTTTCCCAGcccaaatataatataaataggcAGCTGTCCTGATTCCGAACAAATCTCTCTCTCGCCCTACCACTCTCACTCGTTGGCCGCCTCTCTTAGCTCTCTCTCTTGCGAATCGCCATGGCCATCACCTTCTCAGATCTCTACACCGATGCCGGTCTCAAAGCCCTCGACGAGTTCCTTGCCGGCAAATCTTACATCTCCGGGTaacaatttcttcttcttcttctttatttttctgtATATTTCAATggattttactttatttttggtTAAGAATTCACTGCTGATCCCAATCTCAGAGACAAGCTGACTTTGGATGACATCAAGGTGTACGCCGCCGTGTTGGAGAAGCCCGCCGGTTCTTATGCCAATGTGAGCAAGTGGTACGACGCCGTTTCGTCCCAACTCGCTTCCACCTTCCCCGGCAAGGCTGCCGGAGTGAGAGTCAGCAGCGGCAAGGCTGGGGCTGCTGCTCCCGCTCCCGCTGCCGCCGCTGGAGGCGATGACGATGACGATTTGGACCTCTTTGGCGACGAGACTGAGGAGGACAAGAAGGCCGAGGCGGAGTTGGCGGCAGCCAAAAAGGCGTCTACCAAGAAGAAGGAGAGTGGAAAATCCTCCGTTCTTTTGGATGTCAAGCCTTGGGACGATGAGACTGACATGAAGAAGCTCGAGGAGGCTGTTCGGAGTGTCGAGATGGAGGGTCTCTTCTGGGGCGCATCGAAATTGGTTTCCGTTGGTTACGGCATCAAAAAGTTGCAGATCATGCTCACCATTGTCGATGACCTTGTTTCCGTCGATGACCTCATCGAAGAGCAGCTTACCGTTGAGCCCCGCAACGAGTATATCCAGAGCTGCGACATTGTTGCCTTCAACAAAATTTAATCCTACTACTGCGGTGCACTACTCTTCGTTATCATATTTACTTGTTCGGTTTGGATTTCTGGTAGCAATTTTCGCGAGTCAATCTACTTTTGATCTTTACATGATGATATATGGTTTTAATTCGTGCTTCTAGTTGTTGGCTTGTGCTATTTTGAGTTTTGTAATCCTCAAGTTATACAGTTAATGTGGTGATTTTAACATAATGCTTAATTGCTATCTAGAGTGTTTTTTTCTCCGGTGAATAATCGCTCtagttgtttttacttttcaatTGGATTGTTCATCCAATCAAGAGGAAGCTGGGATGAGAGAATCCGTGGTCTAATTAAATCGTATTTGTGAATTGCCTTGGAAAGTTATGAGATGATATATGCATCAAGTTTGATCGTTGCGCAAATTGTATCTTGAATCGCTTTGCAAGTCATGGTTATTAAGGGTGGAAGTACTTGCTACTCTAGGTGTTTGTTAAATTGGGTCATAAGTAAAGATTAACTAGGTTTTGTGGATTAAATTGCCTTGTAAAGTTATGAGATGATATATGCATCAAGTTTGATCGTTGCTCAAATTGTATCTTTAATCGCTTTGCAAGTCATGGTTATTAAGGGTGGAAGTACTTGCTTTTACTCTAGGTGTTTGTCAAATTGGGTCATAAGTAAGGATTAACTAGGTTTTGTGGATTATGTTTTTAGATCCTTTGCAATATTCGGTCATCAAGTAAGTTGGTTAGCAACGTATATCTCTTCTCTGCATagtcaaaagactcaaaactaagtATCATTCTTTCTGTCCTCTCTTCTGTCATGTGCTTTTTCTTAGGGATTGTTCTTGCTAGGCTTGTTTCTAACATCGTGCTGCTGCCGTACTTTAGTTTTCGTTCATGTAATGTTAGGATGACAtaaagtacttggatctaacggaagacgtgACACAGAACCTAGCGCAATGTCGTTCTAGGATTCAtgtagccgaccccacttattAGTGggaaaaaggctttgttgttgttgttgtggtggtGGCGCCAGAATGCGATGAGAAACATTTGCATCTCTGAAGTACTGTTTTCTTTTGTGAATTGTCCAAGtgtgtaatatttttttttttacttcagtTTGAATCCAAGTCCTGTACGAGAAGTTGAGTCCTCAACATGATCTATGTGTGAGAGAGGGATGttgaagaaataaaacgaaCGATGCTGGTAAACTACTGATTGATGGACGTTGCATTTCAGTTGAAGTGCTTCCAACAGGGTGCAAACGTCAGTAAACAACGTATTCAAATCCATGCTTTTTTTGGGATGAAAAGATTGAAAAATTTCGAATTATGAACGAGAAAACCATAGCTGTTATGGTTCGGTTAGGGAGATACcgaacatcttccaaaaacAGTTTCAAAACTTCTGTTCGGATGCGTACTACCGAACCTTCCCATATGTGTGCaaggagagatgacgaagtTGTGTTTAAGGGTTTAAAGAGATTAGGTTTAAGGAGATTAGTGCACATTGTCGTCCCATGCAATGGGTATAATTTGAAGACAATTTCATTAATCTGCTGGGTGCGAAGAGAGATtatttgggtgtgaacataaaCTTCCTTTGTAATATGAATTAGAAATTAACTCGACTCTTCCGTATGCTTTCTTATCGATTTATGAAATTTTGTGTCCATCAagattttttatattataaatcacgTTGTAAAGATTatctcttaaaaaataaataaaataagagaTGCTTAGTTATcgaattgtataaaaaaatcatcGGATACGATAAAACATTATCAATCATCTATTTATTAGCtacatttgtttttattaagGACATTATCTTAAGTTTATGGTTCAATATCTTAGTTTATAGGGTATTTGGATTGCATCCATGTGTTTCATGCTCAAAACTTCCTCTTTTCTATTGTAATACTTTAGAACCCTCCCCCTCTTTTAATAATactttaaaaacaaacaatcttagtttaatttaattattttatccaTTCATAATATGAAAGATTTCGATCATAAACAAGAAAATTCGTTAATTTTTCACAAAGAATTTTGGAGAGGAACAATCATTAGAGTCAAGCTTTCCTCTGTTGAGTTATATCACCTTCCATTAATCTTATCCAAAATATATAAACTCGTTACAGTCTCATGAAACGTAGAGAGGCAGAAAACGATGAGCTCACAGCTCTTATCTTTCATACCTCTACACCCCATAACCAACACCATAACGCCGCCACTtccaccaccaccgccaccaacTCCGTCTCGACTCCGCCCTCCAATCGCAACCCCAAAATCACAAACCTTTCACACCCTTTCCCAACGAACCCACATTCCTTCTCATGTCTACAAGCACCCTGCAGCCATCCTCCTCGAGCTCTGCACTTCCGTGCAAGAACTCAATCAAATCATCCCCCTCATCATCAAGAACGGTCTCTACAACGAGCACTTGTTCCAGACTAAGCTTGTCAGCTTGTTCTGCAACTATGGCTGCCCCAATGAGGCCGCTCGGGTTTTCGACACCGTTGAGGACAAACTCGAGGTCTTTTACCACACTCTGCTCAAAGGGTATGCCAAGAACTCGTCTTTAGGTGACGCCTTTTCGTTCTTTTGTCGAATGAAGTATGATGGTGTTAAACCTGTTGTGTATAATTTTACATATTTGTTGAAAGTTTGTGGTGACAATGCTGATCTTAGGAGGGGAAAAGAGATTCATGGGGATCTAATTAGTAGTGGGTTTGCCTCAAATTTGTTTGCGATGACCGCGGTTGTGAATCTGTATGCGAAATGTAGGCAGGTTGATGAGGCATATAAGATGTTTGATAGAATGCCTGAGAGAGACTTGGTTTCTTGGAATACCATTGTTGCTGGTTATGCCCAAAATGGGTTGGCAAAGATAGCTATGGAGTTGGTTATACGGATGCAGGAGGAAGGTCAGAAGCCTGATCCGATCACGTTGGTCACCCTTTTGCCTGCTGTTGCTGATTTTGGGTCTTTGATAATTGGAAAATCAATTCATGCGTATGTTGTAAGAGCTGGTTTCGAATCGCATGTAAACCTTTCTACTGCTCTTGTAGACATGTATTCAAAATGTGGATCGGTGGGGACTGCTCGGTTGATTTTCAATAGGATGAAGCACAAGACTGTTGTTTCTTGGAATTCCATGATAGACGGGTACGTACAAAATGAGGACCCCAAGGAGGCAATGGAGGTTTTCCAGAAGATGTTGGATCAAGGCTTTGAACCAACAAATGTTACTATAATGGAAGCTTTGCATGCTTGTGCTGATTTGGGAGATCTTGAGCGAGGAATGTTCGTGCATAAATTATTGGATCAGATGAAACTCGGATCTGATGTTTCGGTCATGAACTCTTTGATATCCATGTATTCGAAGTGTAAGCGAGTTGACATTGCTGCAAAAATATTTAACAAGTTGCAGGGTAAGACCCCAGTCTCATGGAATGCCATGATATTAGGTTATGCGCAGAATGGGCGCGTCAGCGAGGCTTTAAGTCACTTTTGCGAGATGCATTCGCAAAATATAAAACCAGATTCATTTACAATGGTGAGTGTCATCCCTGCTATCGCGGAGCTATCAGTTACACGACAGGCTAAGTGGATTCATGGACTTGtaataagaaaatgttttgacaAAAACGTTTTTGTGATGACTGCCCTtgttgacatgtatgcaaaatgtGGAGCTGTGCACACTGCGAGAAAACTTTTTGACATGATGGATGAGCGGCATGTGACGACATGGAACGCTATGATTGATGGATATGGAACAAATGGGCTCGGAAAAGCTGCTGTGAATCTGTTCAATGAAATGAAAAAAGGAGCAATAAAGCCAAATGATATAACGTTCCTATGTGTGATCTCTGCTTGCAGTCACTCGGGTTTAGTGGAAGAGGGTCTACAATACTTTGCAAGCCTGAAAGAAGATTATGGCTTGGAGCCTGCAATGGATCACTACGGGGCCATGGTTGATCTCCTTGGTCGAGCTGGCCGGCTAAATGAGGCTTGGGATTTTATTCAAAATATGCCTATGGAGCCTGGTATCACCGTCTTCGGAGCCATGTTGGGGGCTTGCAGAATTCATAAAAATATAGAGTTGGGGGAAAAGGCAGCAGATAAGATATTTGAGTTAAATCCTGCGGATGGCGGGTATCATGTTTTGCTTGCTAACATATATCAAACAGCTTCATTGTGGGACAAAGTGGCCAAAGTGCGAACGATGATGGAGAAGAAAGGGCTCCAGAAAACCCCAGGCTGCAGTTTAGTGGATTTGAAGAACGAGGTTCACACTTTCTATTCCGGAAGCACAAGCCATCCCCAATCCAAAAGAATCTATACTTTTCTGGACACACTGGGAGATGAGATCAAGGCGGCTGGTTATGTGCCGGACACCAATTCAATTCATGATGTGGAAGCTGATGTTAAGGAGCAGTTGCTCAATAGCCACAGTGAGAAGCTGGCTATTGCGTTTGGGCTCTTGAACACTACTCCTGGTGCCACCATACACATTCGGAAGAATTTACGAGTTTGCGGAGATTGCCATAACGCAACCAAGTACATTTCCCTTGTAACTAGACGGGAGATCATCGTTCGTGATATGCACCGGTTCCATCATTTCAAGAATGGAACATGTTCGTGTGGCGATTATTGGTGATTATATCTTTGTTCGTTTTATATTTTGGCAGTTGTGTACTTGCCACTTTCCTGTTGTTTTAACGGGCTAAATTGCCATCCCTGTCTGGACCGAAGAATTCTCCTGTTGCAGCCTCGGGGAACTTTTAGGGAACAAAATTAAGAGATAAGGAAAACagtaatgttaaaaatgttatcaCAAAATACTATGTATTGGCATTCATCTCAACTAAGAATCTTTGAACACGATGTACTGCATAACTGTAAGACCATACTCGTTACAAAGCTATGTAGGCTATATTGCTCACTTATATTCTGCAATCTCAAAAACTCGGGCAGTTCCGTCAGTAGATACTGAAACAAGAAACTCTTGGTTGGCAGAAACGGAAAGAGACTGGATGGTTTCGGTGTGGCCATTGAAGGTTCTAACACAATCCCCAGAGCGGCTATCCCAGACTCGAACCTTTCCATCCCCGCAACCTGTTGCTAGGTAATTTGATTGACCAAGCCATGTCAAGCATGTCACTCCATCCTGCCCACAAGTGTGATGTTTTTCATTAGACAGCAATTTGAAATTAACACCAACACTGGCTGGAAGTAAACACGCGAAACAACTCGGAATATTGGTACTGGATAGgtagatatatatattgtacaagAAGAAACTCCAACAGACCTCATGTTCACATGTAGCACGGGCCGACGAAGAAGGCAAATCCCAGATAACAAGCTTCTTATCCATACTTCCAGTTGCAGCCCATGGAGAGCTGCCATACCCAATTAAATTTATGAGTATAGTAAAAGTATACTACATGATTTAGAATCACATTGATTGCAAATGCAAAGATATATACAATACATATAGTTTCCTCGTACATGCTTTCATGTTTAAGACAAGAACAGGAAACAATGGTGgtgagaagacacaacacgtaatAGCTTTTTATCGATCCAAAATTGCAGCACTGTGGGAATGTCACCATCACTACTCTAGGCTGGACTCAAGGAGATGGTCTTTGGACGCTAATGGAACCTTTTTGTGTGCAGATCTTATTACAATCACATCCCCAAAATGGAAATGGAGCAATCTGCCCATCCTTTCGGCTGATATGGAAATCTATCAAAAGTCCAAATTTTGTCTTGGTTGGTAGCTCATAGCAAGGTCAATACATGTGACAGGGTTCAGACAATATGCCCCTATCTTACCTTGCTGCCTCAATGGTGCCCCTTATTTAATCTGCCTCTGAATCAACCAACCATACCTTTCTTCGTTGTCCAGTGACTTTGAGTTTATGGCTGACGTTGTTTAGGGAGATGGGTATCTAAAGAATTGTTTTTCCCTCATCAGTGAATCCCATTCTCCTTTGTGGAAGGGGAAGAAAGCCAGAGTATTGTTTGGCTGTATGTTTCATGCTGTGAATTGGGTTGTTTCAATGGAGAGAAATAAAAGGATCTTCGAGGATTATGGGGGAGCAATGCAAGTATTGAGGAGCTTTGAGATAAAGTTCAGTTTCTATCAGTCTTATGGGCTTTGGTTTCTAATGAGTTCACTGGAATATTGATTCCGTTGCTTTGTTTAGATTGTAATTTGCTAGCCTGGTTGTGGTTTTGTTTTAGGCTGTTGTTTTGGTCTGCTTGGTCTTGTGGTAGTGGCGTTTGGACTGGTCTACTAGAAGTCTAGaccattgttttcttttttccttacaaaactctataaaaaatatttgcagcACGGTTTCATAAATATTTTCTCCAAAATTGCAGCAGTCTTTCATAAATTCATAATTAAAACAGTTCAATTTGAATGTCTGAAAGGCTTGAATGTACCTTGGTGCAAGCCCGATGCATTCAACAGAATCTGAACGTGAAGCTAGGGAACTAACAACCTGTTGTTGTGAAAAAGGAATTCTATTAAAAGTCTGATAACTCGTAGAGCGAAACCAAGAAACTAACCAATAAGCAATCGCAATGTAACAAAACTACATCACACCTTTCCAGTAGTTATGTTGACGATATGGATAGAGCCATCTTCAGAACCAGTATAAGCTAGAGTTGAATCAGAGTTTATTGCCAAACATGTTAACCCAGCAGTATGGTATGGGTGACCTAAAAGACAGAAAAAAGTCAAAATTTCCAATATGAGGACAAACAAATAACGTTTCTGCAACAAATTCAAATAGACAAAATTGCTGGATATCAGAAACAACATCAGTTCAGTCTTTCACTTCCTGTTAACGTTACCAACTTTTAGCGAGATAAAATGGCACAACTCATTAGTATAGCATGACAGATTTGGTCTGCACAGTTTATGCATTGAGGCTCAAAACTCAGGATTAGATGCAAGGAATTAACTCGTGATACATAAGGAATTACAGATGCACACCATGATAGAAAATGTACTTTAGGTAAGTTAACTGAACAAACTAAATGAAATTGGAAATATAgaactttttttattagcactccaCAACATGTTGAATACAGCcctcattaaaatttaatattaaatgacttacaTACCTAATATGTAATGACAATTTCAACCTTAtaaggtttaaaaaaaataaaaatccaaattaCTATTCACATGTATATCCCAtgtttatttatcttcttcaactctcAAAACGACTCTCATCCTCCATTGTAGAattaatgaaactacaaacacgttaaaaaaggtcgtacccagtgcacaaggaaATCAACGTTTTGGAAACTTTACATAAGGTAAGACTTTGTATTTTCATTGATTTAGTGATTCAACGACATCGGCATGCATATAGCTGTGTTATGAATGATATCCATTAAAAACAAATATgattgatgatgagaatcaca
This region of Malus domestica chromosome 07, GDT2T_hap1 genomic DNA includes:
- the LOC103438572 gene encoding heme A synthase COX15-like, which codes for MSTVASVGIQNKEGWKLLVNGGPHAQKMVGIWLFGSPAWVFSKVILGGITQLTRSGLSMTDWKFTGGGYCLSQMRTGCLNLRSTSSPLSISGVNRGMGTEDFKFIYWMEYAHRMWGRALGIMFALPFSYFLRKGYITLQLGVRLSALFALGAGQGLIGWWMVKSGLEEPPTEYAQPRVSPYRLAAYLTSAFAIYCGLLWTVLSVVMPEPPAESPAWVRGAAKVKRLVLPVSLIVGVTAVSGAFVAGNDAGHAYNTLRRPSASLLKSLPQVAKTI
- the LOC103438571 gene encoding elongation factor 1-beta 2-like is translated as MAITFSDLYTDAGLKALDEFLAGKSYISGDKLTLDDIKVYAAVLEKPAGSYANVSKWYDAVSSQLASTFPGKAAGVRVSSGKAGAAAPAPAAAAGGDDDDDLDLFGDETEEDKKAEAELAAAKKASTKKKESGKSSVLLDVKPWDDETDMKKLEEAVRSVEMEGLFWGASKLVSVGYGIKKLQIMLTIVDDLVSVDDLIEEQLTVEPRNEYIQSCDIVAFNKI
- the LOC103420503 gene encoding pentatricopeptide repeat-containing protein At1g11290, chloroplastic; its protein translation is MSSQLLSFIPLHPITNTITPPLPPPPPPTPSRLRPPIATPKSQTFHTLSQRTHIPSHVYKHPAAILLELCTSVQELNQIIPLIIKNGLYNEHLFQTKLVSLFCNYGCPNEAARVFDTVEDKLEVFYHTLLKGYAKNSSLGDAFSFFCRMKYDGVKPVVYNFTYLLKVCGDNADLRRGKEIHGDLISSGFASNLFAMTAVVNLYAKCRQVDEAYKMFDRMPERDLVSWNTIVAGYAQNGLAKIAMELVIRMQEEGQKPDPITLVTLLPAVADFGSLIIGKSIHAYVVRAGFESHVNLSTALVDMYSKCGSVGTARLIFNRMKHKTVVSWNSMIDGYVQNEDPKEAMEVFQKMLDQGFEPTNVTIMEALHACADLGDLERGMFVHKLLDQMKLGSDVSVMNSLISMYSKCKRVDIAAKIFNKLQGKTPVSWNAMILGYAQNGRVSEALSHFCEMHSQNIKPDSFTMVSVIPAIAELSVTRQAKWIHGLVIRKCFDKNVFVMTALVDMYAKCGAVHTARKLFDMMDERHVTTWNAMIDGYGTNGLGKAAVNLFNEMKKGAIKPNDITFLCVISACSHSGLVEEGLQYFASLKEDYGLEPAMDHYGAMVDLLGRAGRLNEAWDFIQNMPMEPGITVFGAMLGACRIHKNIELGEKAADKIFELNPADGGYHVLLANIYQTASLWDKVAKVRTMMEKKGLQKTPGCSLVDLKNEVHTFYSGSTSHPQSKRIYTFLDTLGDEIKAAGYVPDTNSIHDVEADVKEQLLNSHSEKLAIAFGLLNTTPGATIHIRKNLRVCGDCHNATKYISLVTRREIIVRDMHRFHHFKNGTCSCGDYW